ATCGGTGAACTTTGGGATCACCCCGGGCATGCGCAGCGTCCCGGCGTCGGGGTCGGCGACGGTCGCGATGTCATCCCGGGCGGCGTACTGGCCGTCCGCGAGGATGCGCGGTACGTCGTAGACCGGGCCCGCGACCGCGCCGGCCTCGTCGCAGCGCGCCAGCACGTCGGACTCTTTGTGCGCGCCGATCCACCCGGCGAGAATGGCATCG
This window of the bacterium genome carries:
- a CDS encoding CoA transferase, encoding DAILAGWIGAHKESDVLARCDEAGAVAGPVYDVPRILADGQYAARDDIATVADPDAGTLRMPGVIPKFTDTPGAIRHAGPALGAHNGEIYGEWLHLGAAELERLHAEGVI